The Muricauda sp. SCSIO 65647 genome includes a region encoding these proteins:
- a CDS encoding bifunctional riboflavin kinase/FAD synthetase, which translates to METVQGISNFDKSHQTIITIGTFDGVHIGHRKILERLTNNAKDSGLRSTVLTFFPHPRMVLQKDTDIKLLNTLEEKTQILTKMGLDYLIVHPFTKQFSRLSATDFVRDILVNGLKAKKVVIGYDHRFGRNRNANINDLKAFGETLDFEVEEIPAQEIDDVSVSSTKIRKALTVGDVATANNYLGYAYMLTGTVKKGKELGRQLGFPTANLVIAENFKLIPKNGAYAVKSNIDGKQVLGMMNIGHNPTVSKEKNGGTEKNIEVHFFDFDDNLYGQKLQVDVLERIRDEHKFDTIEELRQQLQKDKSVALKLIA; encoded by the coding sequence GTGGAAACAGTCCAAGGTATTTCTAATTTCGACAAATCGCATCAGACCATTATCACCATCGGCACCTTTGATGGGGTGCACATTGGCCACCGCAAGATACTTGAACGCCTCACAAACAATGCCAAAGATTCTGGCCTGAGGTCAACGGTGCTTACTTTTTTCCCACATCCAAGGATGGTCTTGCAAAAAGACACCGATATCAAACTGTTGAACACCTTGGAGGAAAAGACCCAAATTCTGACAAAGATGGGATTAGACTATCTCATCGTACACCCCTTCACCAAACAATTTTCACGACTCTCGGCGACCGATTTTGTAAGGGATATTCTTGTAAACGGACTCAAGGCAAAGAAAGTGGTCATAGGCTATGACCACCGGTTCGGCCGCAATCGAAATGCAAACATCAACGATCTTAAAGCTTTTGGAGAGACCTTGGATTTTGAGGTGGAGGAAATTCCCGCACAAGAAATTGACGATGTCTCCGTCAGTTCCACAAAGATCAGAAAAGCACTGACAGTAGGCGATGTGGCCACGGCCAATAACTATCTCGGCTACGCCTACATGCTCACCGGTACGGTCAAGAAAGGCAAAGAACTGGGGCGACAACTGGGTTTCCCCACGGCCAATCTGGTCATTGCCGAAAACTTCAAGTTGATTCCCAAAAACGGGGCCTATGCGGTCAAGAGCAACATCGACGGCAAACAAGTATTGGGCATGATGAACATCGGACATAATCCCACCGTCTCAAAAGAAAAAAATGGCGGCACCGAAAAGAACATTGAGGTACATTTCTTTGATTTCGATGACAATCTCTACGGGCAAAAGCTGCAGGTCGATGTTCTCGAAAGAATTCGTGACGAACACAAGTTCGATACAATTGAAGAACTGCGCCAACAGTTACAAAAAGATAAAAGTGTTGCTCTCAAGTTAATCGCTTAG